In Chloroflexota bacterium, the DNA window ATGCGCCGGCTCACAACCTCCCCAGCGTGCGCGCCGCGGCCAGTGCGATAATGCCGGCGATGATCAGCCAGCGCGCAATGTCCTGCGTTGCCAGCGACGCGATCGCGGCCGCGCCGCGCGACAGATAGGCGCCGGCTGCGAACAGATCTTCGCCCAGCAGCACGTCGCGCGTCGCCAGCGCCATCAGCGGCAGCGCCACCGGATTGCCCGAGCCCGCCACCTGCGGGATGCCGCTGCGCGTCGCCGACTCGGACGCCAGCAGGTACTCGTCGCCAAAGCGGCCCAGCATAAAATTGGCCGCCACGCCGCGCCGGTCGAGCAGTTCGCAGACGCCGGCCGCGTACGCCGCCCCGGGGTCGCCGTCGCCGCCGCCGATGAAACGCGCGCTCAGCGGATCGAACTGCGCCAGATGATCGCGCTCCACAAACGGCCGGCTCATGATTTCCTGCGCGACCAGCAGCGTGGAGGCATGCCCGGTCGTGACGACCGGCATGTTCAATGCCGCCGACGATTGCCGGCTCATGAAGTCCAGCACATTCAGCGCCGACACGGTTTCCATTGCCTGCGCATCGGCGATACCGGCGGTGCCTAGCGCGAGATGGACTGGCCGCCCATCCTCGGCCGCCTCGGCGACCGTGCGGCGGATGGTTTCGTATGCAGATATCTTGCGCAGCTCAGGCGAGAGGCCGCGGCCGACCCAGGCCCAGAGCACGACCCACAGCGCGGCAAATGCCGGAACCGCCATCAGCCACAGCGTGCCCATGTCCACGCTCATAGCCCGGACTCCAGTTGACGTATCAACTCGTCGAGGCTGTGCGCGTCAGAAAGCCCGTGTGACAGGCGCGTGATCGATTCGTCGTCGAAGAAAACGCCCAGCACCGGTTGAAAGAACAGCGCAGCTTGCCCGGCGATGGGAGAGAAAGGACGGTGTAATTCGAGGAGAAAAATTGCAGGCGCGGCCATGCCGAGGCGGGAGATCCACCGTGCGACCCCCGTCAGCCCTGACTGTCGCATTGAGGCGCCTTCGCTCATGGTAGCGACAGTATAACATGTCTTTAAGGGCATGGCAAGGTACTTTTCGTCCTATATCGCCATGCGCCCCTGGCCATTAAGTCGGGAGCACATCCAGCGCGACATCCACCAGGAGCGGGTCCCACGCCGCCCAGCGCCCCTCGGCCAGGATGTGCCGCGCCGCTTGGTATGTCATGCCTTTGCGGTACGGACGGTCGCTCGTCATGGCGTCGAACGCATCGGCGATGGCGACAATGCGCGCCAGGTGCGGGATATTCTCGTCTCGTAAGCCGTCGGGGTAGCCCTTGCCGTCCCAGCGCTCGTGATGCGAGCGGATCACCTTCATCGCGCCGCCGAGCGACTTGAGCGACGAGACCAGCTCCACCCCGATCACCGGATGCTGGCGCATCTGATTCCATTCTTCGGCGTCAAGCGGGCCGGCCTTGCGCAAGATCGCGTCGGAGATGCCGATCTTGCCGATGTCGTGCAGCATGGCGCCCTTGTGCAGGGCCTTCAGATCGGTCGCGCCCAGGTTGATGGCCGCGGCGATGGAGAGCGCATACCTGGAGACGCGCTCGGTGTGCTCCATGGTATACGTGTCACGCGCTTCGACGACGCGTGCGAGTATGAACAGCACCTCTTCCGCGCGTTCCAGTTCCGAGGTTAGCGCCCGCACGCGCAATTGCGCCCGCACGCGCGCCAGCAGTTCGCTCATCTCCCACGGCTTGGGCAGGAAATCCGACGCGCCCGAATCCAGCCCACGCACCTTGTCTTCGGTTTCGCTCTGCGCCGTGACCAGAATGACGGGCAGCAGTTCGGTCTCGCGCTCGCTGCGCAAGCGGCGCAGCGCCGTTAGGCCGTCCATGCGCGGCATCGCGATGTCGAGCAGCACCAGATCGGGCTTCTCGGCGGCAATGCGCTCCAGCGCTTCCACGCCGTCGCCGGCCAGCGTCACCCGGTAGCCCTGGCGGCTCAGAACTTCCGCGGCCAGCTTGCGGTTATTCGGCAGGTCGTCGACGACCAGTATGTGCGGTGGCTGCGGGTACAGCGAGGCGATCAGTGACGCACCGGTTTGGTAGCTCATATCAGGGAACCAGGCAGAAGCTCTCGCGCGTCGCGGAGCATGCAGCCTGCAGCGGCCGCTGCAGCGAATCCACGGAGCGCTCCGCAGACTGCATCGGCGTGGCGGGGCGCGCGGGCGGCTTCGGCGCGGCGGTGGCGGGCGGCGCAACCGCCGCCGGCGCTGGGCCGGGCACGGAGGCCGGCGCGCCGGATTTCCAGGCGCCGGCCAGGGCGCGCGTCAGGTCCAGGTATTGCGTGCCGAACTTCGCGCTCGGCTCAATATATGTGTTTTCGACAAACTCGTTCCAGGAGGTGATGACGATCCAGTCCGGGTTGGCGCTGGCCGCGCCGGCCCACGCGCCCTTGTACCATTCGCCGCCCTGGCGATCGCGCCGGTAACGGCCGGATCGCTCTACCAGTCGGGTGTCGTCCCAGCCGGGCATGACTGTGCCGACCCAGGTGCCGCCGGCGTCGCGCACACGCCCGGCCCACTGGCGCTGTGCCGCGCCCGGGTCGGCCGCCCACGCGACTGAATACAGGAACCCGCCATCGAACGGCCCTTGCAGCGACATATTCAGCCCTTCGCTGATCCACAGCGAACGGCGGTTCGGGTCCACCTGATTGCGAATCGACTGCCACGCGCCGGCCAGCGCCGCATTGCCAACCCCCGGCAGGGACGTCTGCGTAAAGAAGATCACCGGCCGGCCGTTCGACTTCATATAGGCGGGCTTCGTCGCATGCGTGGACAGCAGCGCGGACAGCGCATTGCGCACATCATCGGGTGA includes these proteins:
- a CDS encoding response regulator, whose translation is MSYQTGASLIASLYPQPPHILVVDDLPNNRKLAAEVLSRQGYRVTLAGDGVEALERIAAEKPDLVLLDIAMPRMDGLTALRRLRSERETELLPVILVTAQSETEDKVRGLDSGASDFLPKPWEMSELLARVRAQLRVRALTSELERAEEVLFILARVVEARDTYTMEHTERVSRYALSIAAAINLGATDLKALHKGAMLHDIGKIGISDAILRKAGPLDAEEWNQMRQHPVIGVELVSSLKSLGGAMKVIRSHHERWDGKGYPDGLRDENIPHLARIVAIADAFDAMTSDRPYRKGMTYQAARHILAEGRWAAWDPLLVDVALDVLPT
- a CDS encoding glycoside hydrolase family 99-like domain-containing protein gives rise to the protein MVRRVVQWITLGLMLACWCAPSPLSAAPGRMVLAIYYPWYDQSIWKDPVVVDYPPDRYSSSNPAVIARQVDQARGAGIDGFISAWYGPRVEVNQTETNLRALLDVAAQRGFTVAAGVETGGPFFHSPDDVRNALSALLSTHATKPAYMKSNGRPVIFFTQTSLPGVGNAALAGAWQSIRNQVDPNRRSLWISEGLNMSLQGPFDGGFLYSVAWAADPGAAQRQWAGRVRDAGGTWVGTVMPGWDDTRLVERSGRYRRDRQGGEWYKGAWAGAASANPDWIVITSWNEFVENTYIEPSAKFGTQYLDLTRALAGAWKSGAPASVPGPAPAAVAPPATAAPKPPARPATPMQSAERSVDSLQRPLQAACSATRESFCLVP